The nucleotide sequence AGCCAGAAGAAGAGCATCTTCTAGAAAACTTTCATTCAAGCAGGACCATCAGAAAACTAGTTCTTAACTGCCCTGCTTTCGCCACTGTTTTATGGGAAAAAGCTCTTAAAGGGAAATGTGGAATATGGGCAGAAGGTCACAGGTTAGGTTTTCATAAACTGAAATAAAACCTCCTCAGAAAATATTCTAACAATATTTTCGATAATATTAGTAGATCCTATCTCAGAAGAACTCTTTCTTATCCATATCAACATTTCCTAGAGTTTATCATCTTGGCAATTTTGTCCCTCCCCATCATAAACTATTTTCCCTACTCAAACTGTAATTTCATACGTGTAGTAGTAACATAGTTTCTTAagatcatcatcattttgcctCAGTTCAAAGGTAATCAAAGCATACTTGGAAACTTCAGAGACTACTGTGAAGGAGATTGTAACAGAAGAGCTGCAGCCCTTCATAGAGAATGGTGTTCTGAGCATACCATTAACTGAATCAGTCGATGAAAAAAACTAGGAAAATGAATCCCTTTAGAGATCATGAATACACAAATTAGCAGATTATATTGAGGAATTTCTAAGACCCAGGAGAATTCTCTTCTGATAATGAGTTCTCTGGTTCTTCCTTGGTTAGATGGAAGTTTTGTTGCTTAACCTTTAGTTTTGTTCGACGCTTGGCAGTTCATATATTTTTGTTGCaattatatataatgaaatGCCAATTTATATGCTCAATTCATCCTCGTCATTTTGCCTGTTTCGGTTTTCAGAAATTATGTTGATTTCCGTGACATAGAGAATGACAGACTAGTCCGTGGATTCAGGATTTGTATTAAACATGAAATGGTGaataaaaattgcatttttggcAATTTCAGAAATATACATGTAGTTTTACTTGTGGTGTATGTTGCAGTGTGAAATGGGGGTCACTTGAGAGTCTCGAACTCGAATGATGCAAGGGTTTTTTCTGAACCAACTTAATACCGATCGAGAATTCATGTATTTATAAACGTCACTAATCCGTAAAATATATGTCTCAAAATCAAATCTTTGTAGTTACCATTCACCAATGATACATGTATGATATATCTTGACTTGGTTGCATTTTGGATTAAAGAGGCTTGACAAATGACTTGCAAAGTTCACAGTAACATTTACCAAAAAAGAACGCAAAAAACGAAAAGAAATCTTTGAGATCCCATCATATTTTCATTAACCATcgtaaaaaaaccaaaaaaaaaaaggaataacAGAGCAAAGCAGACAAGAAAATAACTCAGATATGACAGGAGCTGAAAATTGAGATCCCAATTCACGTTCCAATTCCCATTCAAGCCGatcaaaaataaaactataGAGAGATTTTCAGCTTCATTATTGTGGAGATAGAGAATCTACATATCCAAGGTCTCTATGAAGTGCTGATCTCAGCTTCATTGACACATCAAGAATCTAGAGTAGGTTAATTCAACCACCATATCGGTGTTTCAGCTGTTCAGGAGGCTCCTCTTCCATTATGCTTGAACCTGTAGTCGAGAGGTACTCACGGATGGTTGTTTTATGATCCCCTAGATACGTATGATCCAGAAAGTTATCATAAGCCATATCACCGAGGTTCTTTGCTGCCAATACACTGCAGAATGATTTCACATCTTTTAGCACATCACCAGCACGGGTTATGGCTATAacattattgtaaatgaatgcACAGAATGGAGCTTTCACCAGAAATTGATCGAGGAACAGGGAAATATCCAAGTAGATAGGAAATGCGCAAACCAAGCATTTCAACAAACAGCATTAAGAAAGGTCTTTGTttcatgaaatgaaaatatgataacGTATTCTCGAGGAAAATCTCCATCGTATAGAAGTTTGATAAAGACAGCACTCACCAGTGCCGGAGATAAACACGACAGGGTAAAATATCATCCAACCAAATCTTGTGAATGCCATATCGTCCATACCGTTGAAAGAAGATTTCTTCACTTCCTGCACCAAATGTCTTTTAGTGTCATGAGATAAAAGTGCAGATGAACAGCATAAAAATACCCAGATGAAAAGGATTGTTttccaaaagaaagaaaatcacCTTTACATCTGTTTATGAAATATTCTTCGTCACTATAGCGTGCACACAACACCTGCATTAATAATGCCATATATGATTCTTTATCGTGCAAACACACTAATAAGTCATTCATATCAGAAGAAAAGCAATTTAATTTTGCTCACCGCTTGACTTGTGTAAAACAGCCCATTAAATGTTTCTGGTGTCACCTAAggatataaattttcaattaaatactATGTCAATTAGTATCTTTGCGATTGACCATCCAAGAATAAATGAAGATCTTTGCAAGGACAAAAATAACTATGAAACTCACAGCTAAGAAGCGGAATTCATGCTCCCTCTCCATAAAAGAGGGTACCTGAGCAAGGAAAGCAAATAACATGTCAAATTCAGCTGCTCAAGCTCTGTATCAGATGTTGAACAGAGAATATGGCTGTTCAATGTTCTTACCTCCGTTCTCTGGATCTCAAAAATGGTAATCACAAGCGATTCGGCTTCACATGGCTCCACACTTAAGCTTGATATCTcctgataaataaaaaatattagcaTCATCCACTTTAAAAACAGTAAGACTCCAAAGGTAGAGGAGCTGCCTAGTATAACCAATCACCTAAAGAgtataaatatttgaaactcTTTTTATATTTAGGTACTCCCACTTATAATCCCGCAAATTCAAGTGCCAAGTACATTTGTTCTACAAAATCATCACAAAGTTTTCTTCTTCGATCTTTTTCCTACCAATTAACCGAATCTAGTTAATTTAACATCTCCAAGAAAATTTAAACCAATTTAATTCTATCCAATCACAAGTTTCAAACATTAGTCAGCAAAATATTGCGATCTCGACTAAATAGCTAAGCTAAAGACATAATTCAAGCCTTGCATGATAAAATATCAGCAACCATAGAAGGATAACTCAACCTATTGATAACCCGAAAATGAAGATGTGATTTCTCACTCTTTCAGTTATGTTTTTGGTTGTAGCATAAGACTAgtagcacaaaaaaaaaacagaagataTACCTTGGTTTCGGGCAAAGCTATCCCGCGCTCAAAGAAAATAGGAGCAACATGAGCAAACACTCTCCTAAATCCATTCAATTTCGCCATTCTAAAGTTTATCAAATTCGGAAAGGTACTCCTCGCACTCCTCTCTGCATTATCATTTCAAATATTACATTGGCGTCGCAAAAATATTTCTATGGAACAAGGTTATCACCGATTGTAAATAGGAATAAACAATAATTTAGcccaaaaaaaagaagaaaaaatcaacaaaaataagCGCGATCAAATTGCGTAAGCTCTTCAATATTACTTTGAGCAGTGCAAAATAAGATACATTAAATATACAATCATTagcagaaaaaaaaattggataatGAATAACAATTCAAACAGCAGAGCTCCAAAATGAGGCAGCGGAATCTATTGATCCCTACACCAAACAaacgcttttttttttttaaaaaaaaacttttccgTATTTTTGATCCGGAAGGTAACCGCACGCACCGGATAGAAGCGAACCGAAGCCACAGATGGAAACGAGTCCATCAGACGACACGATCAGATCAAAATCGGACTCCTCCTTGAGCTCGAAAGGCAACGTATCGGGCGGAGATACCTCCTGAGACTGCGGAGAAGAATCTCCGGCGGACATGTCTGAGCTACGGCGGAGCACGGACGGGTAACTGAAGGCTTGCTGGAGCTGTGGGGAATGAAAGCGCGAGGGGAGGGGGGATGATAGAGGCGGAGAGCACGTGACTGGCACGTGAGGAGAATGAAAATAAGAATCACGTGCTGGAATTggggaagaaggaattgattgGTAACGGAGAGGCAGCATTGCGGTTGACTCACTTTTTTGACTTCTCCCCCGTTCACAAAAGTTCCATTGTGATAATTGCTTTTACACCCCTAAGATTTATCATAAGTTAAAAAAATCCAactgtta is from Primulina huaijiensis isolate GDHJ02 unplaced genomic scaffold, ASM1229523v2 scaffold25387_ERROPOS81747+, whole genome shotgun sequence and encodes:
- the LOC140967460 gene encoding uncharacterized protein translates to MLPLRYQSIPSSPIPARDSYFHSPHVPVTCSPPLSSPLPSRFHSPQLQQAFSYPSVLRRSSDMSAGDSSPQSQEVSPPDTLPFELKEESDFDLIVSSDGLVSICGFGSLLSERSARSTFPNLINFRMAKLNGFRRVFAHVAPIFFERGIALPETKEISSLSVEPCEAESLVITIFEIQRTEVPSFMEREHEFRFLAVTPETFNGLFYTSQAVLCARYSDEEYFINRCKGSEEIFFQRYGRYGIHKIWLDDILPCRVYLRHCVLAAKNLGDMAYDNFLDHTYLGDHKTTIREYLSTTGSSIMEEEPPEQLKHRYGG